The sequence GATGCGACGATTAAAGCGGGCGAAACCAGTCGATTCGATCCACTTTACGGCACCCCACATCGGCACTGGGGCTATATGGACTATTTCTACGTCGGAACCGGCTCGCCGTCTGGTGGATTACAGGACGCTTTTCTAAAGTTCAAATACGCTGGAAAACGGCTGACCACGACGTTTGATGTGCATTATTTCGCACTGGCCAACACGACGTTCAACAAAATGCCTGATGCGCTGCCAGCCGCCCCACTGGCGTCAAAACTGGGTATGGAGTACGACCTGATTGCGACCTATTCCCTGAACAAAGTCACTACTGTAGAGGCTGGTTACGCCATCATGAACGGCACCAACACGCTGGAGTACACGAAACAGGGAACAATGAATCAGAAAGATAAAGTCGGCACCTGGGCCTATCTGATGATCAACATTCGCCCGGATTTCCTAGCATCCAAAAAGTAATCAGTGCTAATCAACACCATCTAAACGCATACAACCATGAATCTGTCATCGAATAAGCCGCTTACTTCGCTGAATATTTTCCGCTTCGAGGGTGTCCAGATGCGGACGTTCCACATCACCTGGTTAACTTTTTTTGTCTGTTTCTTTGGCTGGTTCGGTCTGGCTCCACTGATGCCCGCCATCCGGGCCGATCTGGGTCTGACTAAACCACAGGTCGGAAATACCATCATTGCGGCTGTATCGGCCACCATTTTTGCCCGACTGATTGTGGGGAAACTCTGTGATACCTGGGGCCCACGCAAAACCTACACCGCTTTGCTCGTATTGGGCGCATTACCGGTTATGTTTGTTGGTCTGGCCCACGATTACACGACGTTTTTACTCTTTCGGCTAGCCATCGGCGTCATTGGTGCATCATTTGTAATCACCCAGGTGCACACCTCCCTGATGTTCGCTCCGAAAATTAAAGGGACCGTTAACGCAGTGGCCGGTGGTTGGGGGAACCTGGGCGGTGGCATCACGCAACTGGCAATGCCGGTGATCATGGCCGCGATCGTTGGTTTTGGTTATACAAAACCAGAGGCCTGGCGCCTGGCGATGGTGGTACCGGGTATCATGATGCTGATCATGGCGTTTTTGTACTACCGTTTTACGAAAGACACCCCCGCCGGTAACTTCAATGAAATTCAGCGGTCAACTCAGACCGGGGAGAAAGTGAGTTTCTGGGAGGCCTGCGCCGACATTCGCGTATGGGCGCTGGCCTTGGCCTATGCCTGCTGCTTCGGTATGGAAATTACATTCGATGGTGTGGCTGCACTGTATTTCTTCGATAATTTCAAGATGGAAGAGACCCAGGCCGGTTTTTGGGCTATGCTCTTCGGCGGTATGAATATTTTTGCCCGTGCGTTGGGCGGTATCGTGGCCGATAAAGTAGGTAACAAATACGGCATGCGTGGAAAAGGTGTTTTGCTTGCGGCTATGCTGTTGCTGGAAGGTGTTGGCATTATGCTGTTTGCGCAGGCCGGTAACCTGCCAATGGCCATTGCAACCATGCTATCCTTCGCGCTCTTCCTGAAAATGTCGAATGGGGGTACCTATGCTATTGTTCCCTTTGTTAATCCGAAAGCTGTTGGAGTGATCTCTGGCGTGGTAGGGGCAGGGGGCAACGTTGGTGGAATGCTCATGGGCTTTCTGTTCAAATCACAGTCTATTTCCTACGGACAGGCTTTCCTCTACATCGGAGCAATCGTTGCAGCCGTCGGGTTAACCTTATTCCTGGTCAACTTTGGCAAAACAGTCGTAACCGAACCAGCTGAAGCAGAATTGCAAACCGCTTAAACAGTGAAGAACATAGCGTGAAAAGTAAAGAATAAATTACCCGTAGCTATTCTTCACTTTTCACGCTACAGTCGTTACTCAAAAATCATTATGACTCATCAAACGACCTGTTGCTATTGTGGCGTTGGCTGTGGAATCGTAGTCAGGCAGGAACCGAACGGGCGATTGACCGTTGAGGGTGATAAGCAGCACCCGTCGAATCGGGGCATGCTTTGCTCGAAAGGCATGAATCTGCATTACACGGTTATGGATCAGTCAGACCGATTGCTGTATCCGCAAATGCGGCTCAATCGGTCGATGCCGATGCAACGGGTGAGTTGGGATGCGGCTCTGGAGCGTACAGCGGCTGTTTTTAAAACGTTTATTCAGAAATATGGTCCGGATTCAGTAGCGTTTTACGTATCGGGACAGTGCCTGACCGAAGAGTATTACCTGGTCAATAAGCTCATCAAAGGATTTATTGGCTCCAACAACATCGATACCAACTCCAGGCTGTGTATGAGTTCGGCCGTGGTAGGCTACAAACTATCACTAGGGGAAGACTCGGTGCCGGTTTGTTACGATGACATTGAAGAAGCGGACGTATTTTATGTGCAGGGGGCAAATCCGGCCTGGTGTCATCCTATTCTATGGCGCCGGATCGAAGCGCATAAGGCGGCCAATCCGCACGTTAAAATCATCTGTATTGATCCGCGCCGGACCGACACGGCCCGGTCGGCCGATTTGCATTTACCCATCCGACCCGGCACCGATATTGTCCTGAATAATGCCATTGGGAGGTTACTGATCGAAAAGGGATTCATCGATAATGAATTCATTTGCAACCACGCCGATGGCTTTGAGGCTTATCGGGAGCAGGTCATGCAGCGGACGCTGGTCGAAGCAGCCGATCTGTGCGGGGTTGATCCTGATGATATTGAGCAGGCAGCTTACTGGATCGGCCGCTCGAAGGGATTCCTGTCGCTTTGGACAATGGGGTTGAATCAGTCCGTAGTTGGTGTCAATAAAAACCTGGCGCTCATTAATTTACACCTCATTACCGGGCGAATCGGTAAACCGGGCAATGGGCCGTTCTCACTCACCGGACAGCCAAACGCAATGGGCGGTCGCGAAACGGGTGGACTGGCCAATGTGTTACCCGCCCATCGTGATGTGACGAACGCAGTTCACCGCGCAGAGGTAGAAGCATTTTGGCAGGGACCCGTCAGGATTGCTGCCAAACCCGGCCTGACCGCTACCGAAATGTTCGATGCGCTGGCCGATGGTCAGCTAAAAGCCATCTGGATCATCAATACGAATCCGATGGTGAGTATGCCCAATGCCAATGCGGTAGAGAAGGCGCTTAAAAACGCCCGTTACGTTGTTGTTCAGGATGTGTCGAACCGGGCCGATACGGTGCCGTTTGCCGATGTGGTACTTCCGGCTGCGGCCTGGCTCGAAAAAGAAGGCACGATGACCAATGCCGAACGCCGGATTGCCTACCTGCCCAGCGTAATCGATGCTCCGGGAGAGGCCTTGCCCGATGCCGAAATAATCTGGCGCTTTGCGCAGAAAATGGGCTTTGGTGATTCATTTAACTACGCCAATACTGCCGAAGTTTATCAGGAATATACCCAACTCACGGCAGGAACCAACATCGATGTGACGGGGGTAAGTTATGAGCTACTGAAACGGAAACGAACAGTACAATGGCCATTTCCGGCAAACAGCGAGCCATTAGACGTGAACACTGACAACAATGTTCCGATCGGAACGAAGCGCCTGTTTACGGATCATCGGTTTTATACACCGAATGAACGGGCACAGATTCATGCTGTACCAGATGGCAATGCCTCAGAACCAACTGACGATGACTTTCCGCTGGTACTGACCACGGGCCGCATCCGGGACCAGTGGCACACCATGACCAAGACCGGACGGGTAGCGAAACTCAATCAGCATAGTCCGCAGCCATTCCTCCAAATCCATCCGGACGATGCCCGGACACACGGCATTCGGGACGGGCAGTTGGTCGTCGTGCGTGGGCGACGCGGGGAAGTTCGGGTAAAAGCTAAGATTACCGACGATGTGCGTTCGGGACTGTGTTTTCTGCCCATGCACTGGGGGAAGATTCTCAACAGCAATCTGAACCGGGCCAATAACCTGACCAATTCGCTCGTTGATCCCCGGTCTAAAGAACCTGATTTCAAATTCACGGCCGTAACGGTTTTGCCGTACCGTAAGCCGCAGGAAAAAATTATCATTATTGGGGCTGGCTCGGCTGGACTTGGCTTCATCAATGCCTACCGATTGGTTAATGCCGACGATGAAATTCACGTATTTTCCAAAGAGATTTATCCGTTTTACAACCGGGTTCTCCTGCCCGATTACATCAGTGGCGAACAGTCTTGGGAGCAACTGGTCAAGCTGCGTGAAGACCAGTTTGGCGAAGCGAATATCATTGTGCACAAAGGTGTCAGCGTTGCTCATATCGACCGGAAGGCGAAAGTGGTCACGGATAGCGATGGTGTTGAACACACGTATGACAAGATTTTGCTGGGAACCGGAAGCAGGGCATTTATGCCCAAAAGTGTGCCCCGTTTGCCGGGTATTTTCAACATGCGTTCCCGGCTGGATGCCGATTCGCTTCTGCCATTTCTGAAACTATCGCCGGATGATTCGACCGAACCCCATGCCGTAATTGTCGGTGGGGGATTATTGGGGCTCGAATTGGCAGCCTCACTGCGGCAGATTGGTGTTCGGGTTACAGTTATTCAGCGGGGTGGGCGATTTATGGAACGCCAGCTCGATCCGCTCGCCAGTGAATTGCTATACCTCGAACTGCTGGATCGGGGCATCGACGTCTATTTCAATGAAGAAGTTCAGACGTTTATGGGGAACGGGCAGGTAGAGGGTATCCAACTGAATTCGGGACGAAAGATTCAATGCCAGGTCGTTGTGGTGGCCATTGGAACAGAGCCAAACATCGAACTGGCACGCGATGCCGGTTTGGTATGCAACCGGGGTGTCGTTGTCAATGATTACATGCAAACCTCTGATCCCGATATTTTTGCCGCTGGCGAACTGGCTCAGTGGAACGGGCAGATGTGGGGCATTACGCTGGCCGCCGAACAGCAGGCCGAAATTGCAGCCCGATTTCTGGCCGGCGACGTATCGCAACCCTACCGGGGGAGTTTGTCCATCAGTATCCTGAAAATGGAGGGTCTGCATCTGTGTAGTATAGGGATGGCCGAAGTACCTGCCAACACCGGAACGGCCGAACGAGGAGCTCCTGATTATGAGGAAATCGTTTTCATCGATAAAGCCAAGCGTTATTACAAAAAGTGTATAGTTCAGGGCGACAGGCTGGTCGGTGCTATTCTGGTCGGTGATAAAAACGAATTTCAGGAGTTTCGCGAACTGATTGCCAACGGGACCGAACTTTCTGAAAAGCGCCTACAGTTGCTACGAGCCAATAAAAAAGTTGATCCGATAGCCGGGAAGCTGGTTTGTTCCTGCAACTCGGTAGGGCAGGGGAATTTGGAAAAGGCCATTCTGGGAGGCTGTACCGATTTTCAGCAGCTTTGCCAGAAAACCGGAGCTGGAACTGGCTGTGGCTCCTGCCGACCCGAAGTGCGAAGTATTCTGTTATCAATGAGCGAGTTAGTGACTGGGTAAATGAGCGATCACTCCGCGACAAACCATTCAGTCATTCACTCGTTCAAACATTCAGTCATTGATTATGCGCGACTATTACACCCTGAAAATCAACCTGCCCGCTGGAATCGTTTCGCCGGGAGCGTTGCAGAATGTGCTGACACTGGCTCATGATGCGGGCGTACATACGGTGCGGTTCGGTGCCCGGCAGCAACTACTGATGACGGTACATTATGAAGACATGCGCTTTCTGGAAAAAGACCTGAAAAAACACCAGATTGCGTATGAAGCCAACACAGAGCAGTACCCAAATATTATTAGCTCGTATTGTGGCGAAGATGTGTTTCGCACGGGCGCATGGCTGCGCGAAAGTGAATACCATACGGTGCTGGACCAGTTTGATTATCAGCCACGTCTGAAAGTCAACCTGTCAGATTCGAACCAGAGTTTTACGCCTTTTTTTACTGGGAATCTCAACTTCATTGCTTCGCCGATACCGCATTTCTGGTATCTGTACGTCCGTCCGAAACAGAGCAATTCGCTTTTCCGGTGGCGGGAACTGATCTATACGAACGACATGGGTCGACTCGCAAAAGCCGTAGAGGAAGCCATGTTGGAGCAGGACCACCAGGAAGAAGAAGCCCTCTTCAGAGCCGTGACAACAGGCCGAAGCTTCATTACGCAACCAGCAACGAATGATGTAGAACTTCCCGAATTTTCATTACCCTATTACGAAGGCTTTAACCGCTATGGGCAGCGTTCGTGGCTTGGCCTTTACCGCCGTGACGAACAGTTTTCGGTGGCGTTTCTGCTCGAGGTATGCGCGCTATGCCTGAAAACACGCGTTGGCGAATTATGCGTAACGCCCTGGAAGTCGCTCATTATTAAAGGAATTGAAGAAAAAGACCGGGCTACCTGGTCGCATATTCTTGGCAAACACAACATCAATGTACGCCATGCCGCCAATGAACTGGCCTGGCAAACCGAAGATCATACCAATGAGGGAACGCAGCTTAAGAACTACGTGCTGCGCTATTTTGAAAAGCACGATACCCGAACGTTCGGGCTTTGTTTTGGGGTGCAGACGCGGCCAAAATCGGAAGTATTTGGTTCGGTACTGGTTCGGAAACGGCCATTGCTTCAACTTGGTCAGTTAGCGCTTTTTAGCGTCTACGATGTCTATTATACCGACAATTTCAACCCCAATAGCCGAACGTACCACCTGTTTGAAAAAGGGCTCTTTAAGCTGCATTTGCCTAATCAGATAAACCGGCTTTGCAGGAAATTCAGCACAGGTCGTTTGACGCAACGTGGTGAGGTCGTTCGGCTGGAAACCGAAAAAACGGAACCAGCCTTATCGCCCATTTCGAAGGTATATCAATGTCCACATTGTTTTACAGTGTATGACGAACAATATGGGGATACATTGAACGCTATTCCAGCGGGAACCCCTTTCAGCGCGTTGCCGAGTGATTATGCGTGTCCTACCTGTGATGCACCAAAAGAAGAAATGGAAGAGGTATTGCTGGAAGTTGATTAAGCAATTACTGTTCTGCCAACGTAAGCGATAATTTTATCGCTTACGTTGGCAGAACAACCTCTATCTGTCACTAATCCTGAATACCCATACGGGCTGTTCGGCAAACTGCTGACGCACTTTTTCGGGGATCGAAACGGTAATTACCCCCTCTGTGAGTTTAGTCTTTTTTAGGGGTTGGGTTGTGCCGAGCAAGGTTATCTTAGCCGTTGGTGAGATATTGATCGTCGGCAGCGCCAAATTAGCCGGAAGTTGCTTTTCGGAGTCACTGGACAAATAAGACGCATAGCTAGCCTGTCCATTGGTCGTAAAAGCCCATTGACCCTGCCGATAAGGTGCCAGCGGCTTCGTACCATAGATTGACTCGCCGTTTGTGTTCATCCATTTGCCAATTTCCTGCATCCGCAGATAGGCTTCTTCGTGCCATTCTCCATCAGGACCTGGGGCCACGTTGAGAAGGAGATTTCCATTTTTCGCTACCACATCAACCAGTGTTTGCACCAGCTTTCTTGCCGATTTGAAGTTCTCCTTTGGAATATACGACCAGCTATCGCCCATTGTCATACAGGTTTCCCACGGAATAGGCATGTAATGATCGGGTATCTGCTGTTCGGGTGTGACATAGTTCTCGAACTCACCCGATACCGTGCGATCTACGACCAGCAAACCGGGCTGGTGCTGGCGGGCCATCCCGGCAATACGGGCCATATTAATATCCTGACTATAGGGAATGGTGCGTTGCCAGCTTACTGTTGAGTCGATTGTGCTAGCCGGGCGAACCCAACCACCATCGAGCCACAGGATATCTACCTTACCATATCCTGTCATCAACTCTTCGATCTGGTTGTAGGTAAAATCGCTGAACTTTTTCCAGTGGTCAGGATATTTCTTAGGGTCGTAACTTACATTACGGTCTTTAGGAGGAAAGTAAGCCCACCAATAGTCTTCTGCATGCCAGTCAGGCTTGGAAAAATAGGTACCCAACATAAAACCCTGCTGACGGAAAGCGCCAAGTATTTCTTTCGTTACATTGCTTCGTGGGTTAGTGGAGAAGGGTGTTTTCGGGTCTGTGATCTTGTAGTCGGTCTGTTTTGTATCGAACATACAGAATCCGTCGTGATGCTTGGTCGTGAAAATCACATACTTCATCCCCGCCTGTTTCGCAGCATCAGCCCAGCGTTCAGGGTTGAATTTTACCGGATTAAATGTCGTCTGGAGGTTTTCGTATGCTTTCTTGTAGTCGAACCAGTTGGCAGCATATGGGCCTTTCCGTTCGCACCAGCCTTCATCTTCTGGGCAGAGCGACCAGGATTCGACAATTCCCCATTCGCTGTAAGTGCCCCAGTGCATAAGCAGGCCGAATTTTATATTTTGCCAGGATTGCAGTTTTTGTTTGACCTGTTCGTCTTTAGGCCAAATGTACTTGTCATGTTTCTGTTCGGAGTGTTGCTGCGCAAAGGCCGGAATACCAAACAGGATTCCTAAAGCAAAGCGTAGAAATGCAGGTTTCATTGGATTGACTGTAAAGTGATTGCAGCCGTTACTGCAAAAGCAGCAGATTGTTCCGGCGAAAATTTCCGGCAATCTGCTGCTTTTTTATCGTTTATCCGAATCCTTTGCTCACTGCATCACAAACGTATAATTTCGTCCTGCCTGGGTCATAAAATCATAAACCTGTGCCGTTGCCCCCTGCACGGTCTGAACAGTTGGCCCCTGGAAAAGAGGATTCGGATTTGCCCCGCTGGCGGGTTTCAGCCCTACACCAGCTGAGGCTTTCAGGGCGTTGGGAACGCGAAGACGACAGTTTCCGCCAACGTTGGACCTGATAACGACCTTACTCACTTTGCCATCCTGCCAGGTCATTTCAACGATGTCAAATCCACCCCGCGCCCGTAATCCTTTTACCTGACCACTGTTCCACTGGTCGGGGAGAGCGGCCAGCAATCCGATATGGTCCAGATGACTCTGGAGGAGCATCTCGCTCATACCGGCAATACCTCCGAAATTTCCATCGATCTGGAACGGCGGATGGGCGCAGAACATATTGGGATAAGTACCGCCCGCATTGGTGTAGTTGGTTCCTTCCACACCGGTAAGTTTCAGTAGCTCGCGAAGAAGTTTGTAAGCGTGGTTGCCATCATTGAGCCTTGCCCAGAAGTTAATTTTCCAGGCTTTACTCCAGCCTGTGCCCTCATCGCCCCGAAGTTCGAGGGTTTTGCGGGCTGCGGCTGCCAGTTCGGGCGTCGTCAA comes from Spirosoma aureum and encodes:
- a CDS encoding MFS transporter; protein product: MNLSSNKPLTSLNIFRFEGVQMRTFHITWLTFFVCFFGWFGLAPLMPAIRADLGLTKPQVGNTIIAAVSATIFARLIVGKLCDTWGPRKTYTALLVLGALPVMFVGLAHDYTTFLLFRLAIGVIGASFVITQVHTSLMFAPKIKGTVNAVAGGWGNLGGGITQLAMPVIMAAIVGFGYTKPEAWRLAMVVPGIMMLIMAFLYYRFTKDTPAGNFNEIQRSTQTGEKVSFWEACADIRVWALALAYACCFGMEITFDGVAALYFFDNFKMEETQAGFWAMLFGGMNIFARALGGIVADKVGNKYGMRGKGVLLAAMLLLEGVGIMLFAQAGNLPMAIATMLSFALFLKMSNGGTYAIVPFVNPKAVGVISGVVGAGGNVGGMLMGFLFKSQSISYGQAFLYIGAIVAAVGLTLFLVNFGKTVVTEPAEAELQTA
- a CDS encoding nitrate reductase; its protein translation is MTHQTTCCYCGVGCGIVVRQEPNGRLTVEGDKQHPSNRGMLCSKGMNLHYTVMDQSDRLLYPQMRLNRSMPMQRVSWDAALERTAAVFKTFIQKYGPDSVAFYVSGQCLTEEYYLVNKLIKGFIGSNNIDTNSRLCMSSAVVGYKLSLGEDSVPVCYDDIEEADVFYVQGANPAWCHPILWRRIEAHKAANPHVKIICIDPRRTDTARSADLHLPIRPGTDIVLNNAIGRLLIEKGFIDNEFICNHADGFEAYREQVMQRTLVEAADLCGVDPDDIEQAAYWIGRSKGFLSLWTMGLNQSVVGVNKNLALINLHLITGRIGKPGNGPFSLTGQPNAMGGRETGGLANVLPAHRDVTNAVHRAEVEAFWQGPVRIAAKPGLTATEMFDALADGQLKAIWIINTNPMVSMPNANAVEKALKNARYVVVQDVSNRADTVPFADVVLPAAAWLEKEGTMTNAERRIAYLPSVIDAPGEALPDAEIIWRFAQKMGFGDSFNYANTAEVYQEYTQLTAGTNIDVTGVSYELLKRKRTVQWPFPANSEPLDVNTDNNVPIGTKRLFTDHRFYTPNERAQIHAVPDGNASEPTDDDFPLVLTTGRIRDQWHTMTKTGRVAKLNQHSPQPFLQIHPDDARTHGIRDGQLVVVRGRRGEVRVKAKITDDVRSGLCFLPMHWGKILNSNLNRANNLTNSLVDPRSKEPDFKFTAVTVLPYRKPQEKIIIIGAGSAGLGFINAYRLVNADDEIHVFSKEIYPFYNRVLLPDYISGEQSWEQLVKLREDQFGEANIIVHKGVSVAHIDRKAKVVTDSDGVEHTYDKILLGTGSRAFMPKSVPRLPGIFNMRSRLDADSLLPFLKLSPDDSTEPHAVIVGGGLLGLELAASLRQIGVRVTVIQRGGRFMERQLDPLASELLYLELLDRGIDVYFNEEVQTFMGNGQVEGIQLNSGRKIQCQVVVVAIGTEPNIELARDAGLVCNRGVVVNDYMQTSDPDIFAAGELAQWNGQMWGITLAAEQQAEIAARFLAGDVSQPYRGSLSISILKMEGLHLCSIGMAEVPANTGTAERGAPDYEEIVFIDKAKRYYKKCIVQGDRLVGAILVGDKNEFQEFRELIANGTELSEKRLQLLRANKKVDPIAGKLVCSCNSVGQGNLEKAILGGCTDFQQLCQKTGAGTGCGSCRPEVRSILLSMSELVTG
- a CDS encoding rubredoxin, producing the protein MRDYYTLKINLPAGIVSPGALQNVLTLAHDAGVHTVRFGARQQLLMTVHYEDMRFLEKDLKKHQIAYEANTEQYPNIISSYCGEDVFRTGAWLRESEYHTVLDQFDYQPRLKVNLSDSNQSFTPFFTGNLNFIASPIPHFWYLYVRPKQSNSLFRWRELIYTNDMGRLAKAVEEAMLEQDHQEEEALFRAVTTGRSFITQPATNDVELPEFSLPYYEGFNRYGQRSWLGLYRRDEQFSVAFLLEVCALCLKTRVGELCVTPWKSLIIKGIEEKDRATWSHILGKHNINVRHAANELAWQTEDHTNEGTQLKNYVLRYFEKHDTRTFGLCFGVQTRPKSEVFGSVLVRKRPLLQLGQLALFSVYDVYYTDNFNPNSRTYHLFEKGLFKLHLPNQINRLCRKFSTGRLTQRGEVVRLETEKTEPALSPISKVYQCPHCFTVYDEQYGDTLNAIPAGTPFSALPSDYACPTCDAPKEEMEEVLLEVD
- a CDS encoding alpha-L-fucosidase, giving the protein MKPAFLRFALGILFGIPAFAQQHSEQKHDKYIWPKDEQVKQKLQSWQNIKFGLLMHWGTYSEWGIVESWSLCPEDEGWCERKGPYAANWFDYKKAYENLQTTFNPVKFNPERWADAAKQAGMKYVIFTTKHHDGFCMFDTKQTDYKITDPKTPFSTNPRSNVTKEILGAFRQQGFMLGTYFSKPDWHAEDYWWAYFPPKDRNVSYDPKKYPDHWKKFSDFTYNQIEELMTGYGKVDILWLDGGWVRPASTIDSTVSWQRTIPYSQDINMARIAGMARQHQPGLLVVDRTVSGEFENYVTPEQQIPDHYMPIPWETCMTMGDSWSYIPKENFKSARKLVQTLVDVVAKNGNLLLNVAPGPDGEWHEEAYLRMQEIGKWMNTNGESIYGTKPLAPYRQGQWAFTTNGQASYASYLSSDSEKQLPANLALPTINISPTAKITLLGTTQPLKKTKLTEGVITVSIPEKVRQQFAEQPVWVFRISDR